The window AAGTCCACCTAAGAATAGTTGATTAATAGTTTCAGAGGCCTCTGCTTCGTCAATCCCATCAAACTGGATAGTCAGTTCATCTCCGAACTTTCCATTTAATGTGATTGCGCCTCTTACATTTTTCAAGTCATAAAGCTTTCCTTCTTTTACTGCGTTAATTGAGCATTTGAACGCCGCCGCAGTCCTTACCAGTTTAGCTGCTGTTCTGGCATGTATACCCAGCTGATTCATAACTTTAACATTAATTGAAATCATTTTATACTCTCCTATTGTGTATTTAATTAAAATAGAAATTAAAATTGAAACTTCGTTTTAAGATATTCTTCTACTTCATAAGCATCATCAAAAGCTAAAACTTTTTCTAAAACCGGTGCTAAATCTTTTTTATTAGTATTGCAAATCTGCTGTCTTACTGCCAGAATTGAAGGGATACTAACACTTAAGTTATCAACCCCCATAGCAACCCAGAGAGGAATCAGATACGGGTTTTCACCTGCATGTCCGCATATATCTACTTCAATACCATTGCTTTTACTGCAATCAACTATATCCTTTACTACCTTTAATAGTTGTGGGTGGAAGCTTGAATTTAAATATGCTACCTGTTCATTCATACGGTCTGCCGCAAATAAATACTGGGTGAGGTCATTGGTTCCTATACTAAAAAAGTCTACCTCCTTTACAAAGCGGTCTACCATCATGGCTGCTGACGGCGTTTCAATCATCATTCCGATTTGTGTATCCTTACAAAATGGAATACCCTTGCTTTCAAGTTCATTTTTAACTTCATCAATTAACTTCTTTGCACTTCTTAACTCCATTAATGTAGCTATCATTGGAATCATAAATTTTATGTTTCCATAAGTACTGGCTCTTAATATTGCGGAAATCTGTGCTTTAAAAATATCCGGATTTTTCAAACAATATCTTATAGCTCGAAATCCCAAAAACGGGTTTTCTTCTTTTTTAATGTTCAGATAATCAATGGACTTATCTCCACCGATATCCAATGTCCTTATTATAAATAGCTTGTCCTTATTCTTCTGAGCAATATTTGAATATATTTTATACTGAGTTTCTTCTGACGGAAGGGTTTTACTGTTTATGTAAATAAATTCTGTTCTAAATAAGCCTATCCCTTCTCCGCCATTTTCTAACATAAGATTAATGTCGTTCTCTGAAGAAATATTTGCTAATATTTTCATAGTAACGCCATCCTGAGTTCTTGTATCTTTGTCTATGAATTTTTTTAGCTCTATATTTTTTAAATTGTTTTTAGTTTGATACTGTTGATAATCTGAAATGTCATTTTCATTTGGATTTATGTTTACTTCACCGGTACTTCCATCAATAATTACTT of the Ruminiclostridium papyrosolvens DSM 2782 genome contains:
- a CDS encoding HPr family phosphocarrier protein, which encodes MISINVKVMNQLGIHARTAAKLVRTAAAFKCSINAVKEGKLYDLKNVRGAITLNGKFGDELTIQFDGIDEAEASETINQLFLGGLGES
- the ptsP gene encoding phosphoenolpyruvate--protein phosphotransferase, with protein sequence MNMALNADRSPKGGNTMNGIGTGGGKAFAEIYIVNNDSVEINKYIIDNIEAECKRIDNAREIAKEQIRAVMEINAKCQGDNNAGILDYQLLFLEDESFFDDIKRYINDQHVNCEYALHECVNSFIRDFEAIENDYLKERTSDIYDMEKRVQMVLAQRPLQDISCMAGECIIATDEMLPSQVMSMDRNNIKGILMEYGGKTSHSVIIARSLGIPCIVGLKDIKKLVANGEKVIIDGSTGEVNINPNENDISDYQQYQTKNNLKNIELKKFIDKDTRTQDGVTMKILANISSENDINLMLENGGEGIGLFRTEFIYINSKTLPSEETQYKIYSNIAQKNKDKLFIIRTLDIGGDKSIDYLNIKKEENPFLGFRAIRYCLKNPDIFKAQISAILRASTYGNIKFMIPMIATLMELRSAKKLIDEVKNELESKGIPFCKDTQIGMMIETPSAAMMVDRFVKEVDFFSIGTNDLTQYLFAADRMNEQVAYLNSSFHPQLLKVVKDIVDCSKSNGIEVDICGHAGENPYLIPLWVAMGVDNLSVSIPSILAVRQQICNTNKKDLAPVLEKVLAFDDAYEVEEYLKTKFQF